The following are encoded in a window of Microbacterium sp. LWO13-1.2 genomic DNA:
- a CDS encoding DUF2510 domain-containing protein: MTTPAGWYDDGSGRQRWWDGQQWTEHFAPEAAAPEAPVVADAPAVAHTPAVEETAADSLDDTVIRTTGETYAPPAAAAEPDAQVEAPFVAPNETAATTPISDSGLPPYAAGGAYPTSAPAADPGYQIAAPGYAAPAYPAAAPAYPGAAPAGVPGAYAAADAGPKKPSVLGLVGLGLAVLGTILVFIPLVGVFGFVLLGIGFILSLVSLFLKGKKWPGIAGLSLAVVGTIIGIVMSFVYLFAFAEGVQSEMDDFPTSIPTEAAPDPDETDSTTDETSAGRPTVEEVSEGLTEILTLSGQGETYTPEQVTCISEAFVASDIDDDTLRVIANGDEMFQDADALTAFTDEFTSSGVTCLMQ, encoded by the coding sequence ATGACGACACCTGCAGGCTGGTACGACGACGGCTCTGGCCGACAGCGCTGGTGGGACGGGCAGCAGTGGACGGAGCACTTCGCTCCCGAGGCGGCCGCACCCGAAGCGCCGGTGGTTGCAGACGCTCCGGCAGTCGCACACACTCCAGCGGTCGAAGAGACCGCTGCCGATTCTCTCGATGACACCGTGATCCGCACGACGGGCGAGACTTACGCTCCCCCGGCTGCGGCGGCAGAGCCCGACGCGCAGGTCGAGGCGCCGTTCGTCGCACCGAACGAGACCGCTGCGACGACGCCGATCAGCGACAGCGGCCTTCCGCCCTATGCTGCCGGCGGCGCCTACCCGACGTCCGCGCCCGCCGCGGACCCCGGCTACCAGATCGCCGCCCCGGGCTACGCAGCACCTGCGTACCCCGCTGCAGCTCCGGCATACCCCGGCGCGGCTCCGGCAGGCGTCCCCGGTGCGTATGCCGCGGCAGATGCCGGTCCGAAGAAGCCGTCGGTCCTCGGACTCGTCGGCCTCGGGTTGGCCGTGCTCGGCACGATCCTCGTGTTCATCCCGCTCGTCGGAGTGTTCGGTTTCGTGCTCCTGGGAATCGGCTTCATCCTGTCGCTCGTGTCGTTGTTCCTCAAGGGCAAGAAGTGGCCGGGAATCGCGGGCCTCTCGCTCGCCGTGGTCGGCACGATCATCGGCATCGTGATGTCGTTCGTCTACCTGTTCGCCTTCGCCGAGGGCGTCCAGAGCGAGATGGACGATTTCCCGACGTCGATCCCGACGGAGGCCGCGCCGGACCCCGATGAGACCGACAGCACCACCGACGAGACCTCGGCCGGTCGGCCGACCGTTGAAGAGGTGTCTGAGGGCCTCACGGAGATCCTCACGCTGTCCGGCCAGGGAGAGACGTACACCCCTGAGCAGGTCACCTGCATCAGCGAGGCGTTCGTCGCATCCGACATCGACGACGACACGCTGCGTGTCATCGCGAACGGTGATGAGATGTTCCAGGATGCCGACGCACTGACGGCGTTCACGGATGAGTTCACCAGTTCCGGCGTGACCTGCTTGATGCAGTGA
- the ftsE gene encoding cell division ATP-binding protein FtsE → MIRFENVTKRYRGTARPALSGVDFEVQRGEFLFLVGASGSGKSTCLRLILREEIPSTGRVAVLGRDLRSLANRKVPYFRRHIGAVFQDFRLLPSKTVYQNVAFTLQVTGSSRGFIQQAVPEALALVGLDGKQKRMPHELSGGEQQRVAIARALVNRPQVLLADEPTGNLDPATSVDIMQLLARINAGGTTVLMATHEAGFVDQMQRRVIELRDGEMVRDEVHGGYGDTSNIPRLVPEEVRGAAAVAALTAVQEVQRQTADLSMVRAALAQDLSAQRRAAATAPAPEPAVLKPSETPQPEASVEEPAPVPHDVSEPAAAVAPRTHPIVLPQVDIADLGVADRLGLSDADDEEVGPTS, encoded by the coding sequence ATGATTCGGTTCGAGAATGTCACGAAACGCTATCGCGGGACCGCCAGGCCCGCGCTCTCCGGTGTCGACTTCGAAGTGCAGCGGGGAGAGTTCCTCTTCCTCGTCGGTGCCTCGGGATCCGGCAAGTCGACCTGTCTCAGGTTGATTCTCCGCGAAGAGATTCCGTCAACCGGCCGCGTCGCGGTGCTCGGGCGCGATCTGCGCTCGCTCGCCAACCGCAAGGTGCCGTACTTCCGGCGGCACATCGGAGCGGTGTTCCAGGACTTCCGTCTGCTGCCGTCGAAGACCGTGTACCAGAACGTCGCGTTCACGCTTCAGGTCACCGGCTCATCTCGCGGCTTCATCCAGCAGGCGGTGCCGGAGGCGCTCGCACTCGTCGGCCTCGACGGCAAGCAGAAGCGGATGCCGCATGAGCTCTCCGGCGGTGAGCAGCAGCGCGTCGCGATCGCCCGCGCTCTCGTGAACCGTCCGCAGGTGCTGCTCGCCGACGAGCCCACCGGAAACCTCGATCCCGCCACATCCGTGGACATCATGCAGCTGCTCGCGCGCATCAACGCCGGTGGCACGACTGTTTTGATGGCCACGCACGAGGCCGGATTCGTCGACCAGATGCAGCGCCGCGTGATCGAGCTGCGTGACGGTGAGATGGTGCGCGACGAGGTGCACGGCGGTTACGGAGACACATCGAACATCCCGCGCCTGGTGCCGGAGGAGGTGCGCGGCGCCGCAGCGGTCGCCGCACTCACCGCTGTGCAGGAGGTGCAGCGCCAGACGGCCGACCTCTCGATGGTGCGCGCCGCCCTCGCCCAGGACCTGAGCGCCCAGCGCCGCGCAGCCGCAACGGCGCCCGCGCCGGAACCTGCGGTCCTGAAGCCGTCCGAGACTCCCCAGCCGGAGGCCTCCGTCGAGGAGCCCGCTCCCGTGCCGCACGACGTCTCGGAGCCGGCCGCCGCAGTCGCGCCCCGTACGCATCCGATCGTGCTGCCGCAGGTCGACATCGCCGACCTCGGCGTCGCCGATCGACTCGGTCTGTCCGACGCGGACGACGAGGAAGTGGGACCGACCTCATGA
- the ftsX gene encoding permease-like cell division protein FtsX codes for MRYGLILTEALGGLRRNISMVISVVLVTFVSLTFVGAAILMQAQIGTMRGYWTERAQVAVYMCSGVSESPTCLNGSATEEQVQIVRAQIEGDALAPLIADVRFETKDEAYANIVEQIGEEKASVFTADQMSESFFVTLKDPSQSQVLVEAFNGVAGVEQVADQLQYLEPLFSALTVATYIAIGIAVLMLIAAILLIATTIRLSAYARRKEIGIMRLVGASNRFIQTPFVLEGVFAAFLGSALASVAVVAGVHFGVDGYLRGRVPFITTWVTMQDAVLVVPVLIGIGIVLAALSAGFAIRRWLRT; via the coding sequence ATGAGATACGGTCTGATCCTCACAGAGGCCCTCGGCGGCCTCCGCAGAAACATCTCGATGGTGATCTCCGTCGTGCTCGTGACGTTCGTCTCGCTGACGTTCGTCGGAGCCGCGATCCTCATGCAGGCGCAGATCGGCACCATGCGCGGCTACTGGACCGAGCGCGCCCAGGTGGCCGTGTACATGTGCTCCGGCGTGTCCGAATCGCCGACCTGCCTCAACGGCTCCGCAACCGAGGAACAGGTGCAGATCGTCCGCGCCCAGATCGAGGGTGACGCGCTCGCGCCGCTCATCGCCGATGTGCGCTTCGAGACGAAGGACGAGGCGTACGCCAACATCGTCGAGCAGATCGGCGAGGAGAAGGCCAGCGTCTTCACCGCAGACCAGATGTCCGAGAGCTTCTTCGTGACGCTGAAGGATCCGAGTCAGTCCCAGGTGCTCGTCGAGGCGTTCAACGGGGTAGCAGGAGTGGAGCAGGTGGCCGACCAGCTGCAATACCTCGAACCGCTCTTCTCGGCTCTCACCGTCGCAACGTACATCGCCATCGGAATCGCCGTCCTCATGCTCATCGCGGCGATCCTGCTGATCGCCACCACGATCCGTCTCTCGGCGTACGCGCGACGCAAGGAGATCGGGATCATGCGCCTGGTCGGAGCATCCAACCGTTTCATCCAGACGCCGTTCGTCCTTGAGGGCGTCTTCGCGGCCTTCCTCGGTTCGGCGCTGGCCAGCGTCGCGGTGGTCGCGGGCGTTCATTTCGGCGTCGACGGATACCTGCGAGGTCGCGTGCCGTTCATCACCACCTGGGTGACGATGCAGGACGCAGTGCTCGTCGTCCCCGTGCTCATCGGCATCGGTATCGTGCTCGCCGCGCTGTCCGCAGGGTTCGCGATCCGTCGCTGGCTGCGCACCTGA
- a CDS encoding prolyl oligopeptidase family serine peptidase: MATPYGSWPSPFSAADVAASAPRIDGALFVGDEIWWGESVPAEGGRVTVRSSTGREVLPAPWNARSRVHEYGGGAWTADADGTLYFVDAGDQRVRRLAPGAEPEPLTAAGARYGGLSLQRGRLLAVQEDLRSEPHTRAIVEIPLDGSAAADDDTVRVVASGPGFFAHPALSPDGSRLAWVEWSTDRMPWEHASLVIAALDAGTRVDVPTNAALQPEWVSDSQLLFADDPTGRWGVQRLTLDGAALSAAPEPIAPADADTGYGLWVLGNRWYQPLPDGRIVAVRTNGRDEVVLIDLDGDARRLDVPADAHVSVDDVSGSRVLLSGGGSGTEAGLWSVDIDSGEVVAVRGGRALDDRWMPPARAVSFDGPSGPVHAFDYAPAHPDASADSGDLPPYVVLVHGGPTAHASGAASAAIAFYTSRGIGVLDVNYGGSTGYGRAYRERLDGAWGVADVDDVLAAARGLAASGAADPQRIAIRGGSAGGWTVLCALVRGGVFAAGISRYGVGDLRMIAEDTHDFEKHYLNGLVGPLPELEQVYIDRSPLTHTDRIDVPVLLLQGADDLVVPPSQSEAIRDALAARGIAHEYVLYQGEGHGFRRAETIIDSLERELTFLGRVFGFTPTTGR, translated from the coding sequence ATGGCGACTCCGTACGGCTCCTGGCCCTCCCCCTTCTCGGCAGCGGATGTCGCGGCATCCGCCCCGCGCATCGACGGCGCCCTCTTCGTGGGCGACGAGATCTGGTGGGGAGAGTCGGTGCCCGCCGAGGGCGGCCGCGTCACCGTCCGCAGCTCGACCGGCCGAGAGGTGCTGCCCGCCCCGTGGAACGCGCGTTCCCGCGTGCACGAGTACGGCGGCGGCGCCTGGACGGCGGATGCCGATGGCACCCTGTACTTCGTCGATGCGGGCGATCAGCGGGTACGCCGGCTCGCACCGGGCGCCGAGCCCGAGCCCTTGACCGCGGCCGGTGCACGGTACGGCGGACTGAGCCTGCAGCGCGGGCGACTGCTGGCCGTGCAGGAGGACCTGCGGTCAGAGCCCCACACCCGCGCGATCGTCGAGATCCCGCTCGATGGCTCGGCGGCCGCAGACGACGACACGGTGCGAGTGGTCGCGAGCGGTCCCGGCTTCTTCGCGCACCCCGCGCTCTCTCCCGATGGTTCACGGCTCGCCTGGGTCGAGTGGAGCACCGATCGGATGCCGTGGGAGCACGCGTCACTCGTGATCGCCGCGCTCGACGCCGGCACGCGCGTCGACGTGCCGACCAACGCCGCACTGCAACCGGAGTGGGTCAGCGATTCGCAACTGCTCTTCGCGGACGATCCGACTGGACGGTGGGGGGTGCAGCGACTGACGCTCGACGGCGCAGCTCTCTCCGCGGCTCCCGAGCCGATCGCGCCGGCGGACGCCGACACCGGCTACGGCCTCTGGGTGCTCGGCAATCGCTGGTACCAGCCCCTGCCCGACGGCCGGATCGTCGCGGTGCGGACGAACGGGCGTGATGAAGTCGTCCTGATCGACCTCGACGGCGATGCACGCCGACTCGACGTGCCCGCCGATGCGCACGTCAGCGTCGACGACGTCTCCGGCTCACGCGTGCTCCTCTCCGGCGGGGGTTCGGGGACCGAGGCCGGTCTGTGGTCCGTCGACATCGACTCCGGCGAGGTCGTCGCCGTCCGCGGCGGACGCGCCCTTGACGACCGATGGATGCCGCCGGCTCGCGCGGTCTCGTTCGACGGGCCGAGCGGCCCGGTGCACGCCTTCGACTACGCGCCCGCGCACCCGGATGCATCCGCCGACTCCGGCGACCTCCCGCCGTACGTCGTGCTGGTGCACGGCGGACCGACCGCACACGCGTCGGGCGCGGCATCCGCCGCCATCGCGTTCTACACGAGCCGAGGGATCGGTGTGCTGGACGTGAATTACGGCGGCTCCACCGGCTATGGTCGCGCCTACCGCGAGCGACTGGACGGCGCCTGGGGCGTCGCCGACGTCGACGACGTGCTGGCCGCGGCGCGCGGGCTCGCGGCATCCGGCGCTGCCGATCCGCAGCGCATCGCCATCCGCGGTGGTTCTGCCGGCGGCTGGACCGTGCTGTGCGCACTGGTGCGGGGCGGGGTCTTCGCCGCGGGCATCAGCCGCTACGGTGTCGGCGACCTGCGCATGATCGCCGAAGACACGCACGACTTCGAGAAGCACTACCTCAACGGGCTCGTCGGGCCGCTGCCGGAACTCGAGCAGGTCTACATCGACCGCTCACCGCTCACGCACACCGACCGGATCGATGTCCCGGTGCTCCTGCTGCAGGGCGCGGACGACCTCGTCGTGCCGCCATCGCAGTCCGAAGCGATCCGCGACGCGCTGGCCGCGCGTGGGATCGCGCACGAGTACGTGCTCTATCAGGGCGAGGGGCATGGCTTCCGCAGGGCGGAGACGATCATCGACTCCCTGGAGCGGGAGCTGACATTCCTCGGACGCGTGTTCGGGTTCACGCCCACGACCGGTCGTTGA
- a CDS encoding methylenetetrahydrofolate reductase, with protein sequence MPEEFTPGATRVPFSFELYPPRSESSEEALHETVRQLAAAGPEFLSVTYGAGGSTGGRSLDVLRYIRAHTDVEPLAHLTCVGNTYAGAARLIREFLDAGILSFLALRGDPPQGQTEAFLGDLESAAQLVQLIDRVQAERAPYEEAPVPGFPGAARVDPRRKVNIAVAAFPKGHPRATHRTQDVEALLAKQAAGATFAITQLFFHADDYLAFVERARAAGVTIPILPGIMPITSHVRLARVLELTGEDLPSELAIALEVEPTPEGRREIGIEWAARLAREVVAGGAPGVHLYAFNQHDTVLTVLAEAGILPALRH encoded by the coding sequence ATGCCCGAGGAATTCACCCCCGGCGCCACTCGTGTGCCGTTCTCCTTCGAGCTCTACCCGCCGCGCTCGGAGTCGAGCGAAGAGGCCCTGCACGAGACGGTGCGGCAGCTCGCCGCCGCCGGCCCGGAGTTCCTCTCCGTCACGTACGGCGCCGGCGGATCGACCGGCGGACGATCCCTTGATGTCCTCCGCTACATCCGCGCCCACACCGACGTCGAACCGCTCGCGCACCTCACCTGCGTCGGGAACACCTACGCGGGGGCAGCGCGCCTGATCCGGGAGTTCCTGGATGCCGGCATCCTCAGCTTCCTCGCTCTGCGCGGCGACCCGCCGCAGGGGCAGACGGAGGCGTTTCTCGGGGACCTGGAGAGCGCGGCGCAGCTGGTGCAGCTCATCGACCGGGTGCAGGCGGAACGAGCGCCTTACGAAGAGGCTCCGGTTCCGGGCTTCCCTGGCGCAGCCAGGGTCGACCCGCGGCGAAAGGTCAACATCGCCGTCGCCGCATTCCCGAAGGGGCATCCGCGTGCGACGCATCGCACGCAGGACGTCGAGGCGCTGCTTGCCAAGCAGGCGGCTGGGGCGACCTTCGCGATCACGCAGCTCTTCTTCCATGCCGACGACTACCTGGCCTTCGTCGAACGCGCTCGCGCTGCCGGCGTCACGATCCCGATCCTCCCCGGCATCATGCCGATCACTTCGCACGTGCGTCTCGCCCGTGTGCTGGAACTCACCGGGGAAGACCTGCCCAGCGAGCTCGCCATCGCGCTCGAGGTCGAGCCGACCCCCGAGGGCCGCCGCGAGATCGGGATCGAATGGGCCGCGCGTCTCGCCCGCGAGGTCGTCGCCGGCGGCGCGCCCGGCGTGCACCTCTATGCCTTCAACCAGCACGACACCGTCCTCACCGTCCTCGCAGAAGCCGGCATCCTCCCGGCCCTGCGCCACTAG
- a CDS encoding NUDIX domain-containing protein translates to MSDAVTRSMSNLVRNFSPRDDAERAAQEDFASFFVHGESPMWRESGPDHATASCVVLDPTLRDTLLVFHAKGQFWVQPGGHLEEGDESIEAAALRELREETGLRLDARDDGPLAYDLDHHALSASFGRCASHLDVGIAVIVDRDAEITVSDESEDVRWWPVDALPAELANGVQRRIDALLTRVRGRA, encoded by the coding sequence ATGAGCGACGCGGTGACCCGGAGCATGTCGAACCTGGTTCGCAACTTCTCCCCGCGTGACGACGCCGAGCGCGCCGCCCAGGAAGACTTCGCTTCCTTCTTCGTGCACGGAGAATCACCGATGTGGCGGGAGTCCGGGCCGGATCACGCCACGGCATCCTGCGTCGTGCTCGATCCGACTCTCCGCGACACGCTGCTCGTCTTCCATGCGAAGGGACAGTTCTGGGTGCAGCCGGGCGGTCATCTCGAGGAGGGAGACGAATCGATCGAGGCGGCGGCCCTGCGTGAACTTCGCGAGGAGACCGGCCTCCGGCTCGACGCGCGAGACGACGGACCGCTCGCCTACGATCTCGACCACCACGCCCTTTCTGCGAGTTTCGGACGCTGCGCCTCCCACCTCGATGTCGGGATCGCCGTGATCGTCGACCGGGATGCCGAGATCACCGTGAGTGATGAATCAGAGGATGTGCGCTGGTGGCCGGTGGATGCACTGCCCGCCGAGCTCGCGAACGGCGTTCAGCGGCGCATCGACGCGCTGCTCACCCGGGTGCGCGGCCGCGCCTGA
- the smpB gene encoding SsrA-binding protein SmpB: protein MPRERGEKVVATNRRARHDYNIEKSYEAGMVLTGTEVKSLRQGRANLSDGYAFIKGNEVFLDAVHIPEYSQGHWTNHSAKRIRKLLLHREEIAKLSHAVSAGGYTLVPLKLYFTDGRAKVEIALAKGKREYDKRQTLRERQDTREAERAMRTRNRVGD, encoded by the coding sequence ATGCCCAGGGAACGCGGGGAGAAGGTCGTCGCGACCAATCGTCGCGCACGTCACGACTACAACATCGAGAAGTCGTACGAGGCGGGGATGGTGCTCACGGGCACCGAAGTGAAGTCGCTGCGCCAGGGGCGCGCCAATCTGAGCGACGGATACGCGTTCATCAAGGGCAACGAGGTGTTCCTCGACGCCGTGCACATCCCGGAGTACTCGCAGGGGCACTGGACGAACCACTCGGCGAAGCGCATCCGCAAGCTGCTCCTGCACCGCGAGGAGATCGCGAAGCTCTCCCACGCAGTGTCCGCGGGCGGATACACGCTGGTTCCGCTGAAGCTGTATTTCACCGACGGGCGCGCGAAGGTCGAGATCGCACTGGCCAAGGGCAAGCGCGAGTACGACAAGCGCCAGACCCTGCGCGAACGCCAGGACACCCGCGAGGCCGAGCGCGCCATGCGCACTCGTAACCGCGTCGGGGACTAG
- the prfB gene encoding peptide chain release factor 2: MLELDLSADIQALRLTFGDIREVVDVEALRTEIARLNEEAGAPDLWDDTERAQKVTSALSHRQSELARIEGIAGRLDDLEVLVGLANEMGDEESAQEARIELAALTELINQLEVQTLLGGEYDDRAAIITIRSGAGGDDATDFAEMLMRMYLRWAEQHKYPVKVMDTSYAEGAGIKSATFEIDAPYAFGTLSVEAGTHRLARISPFGSADKRQTSFAAVEVIPLMEEATAVEIPEGDIRVDVFRSSGPGGQSVNTTDSAVRLTHLPTGIVVSMQNEKSQIQNRAAAMRVLQTRLLLLQKADEAAKKKELAGNITASWGDQMRSYFLYGQQLVKDLRTGHESGNPAAVFDGDLDGFISAGIRWRKRKVED, from the coding sequence ATGCTCGAACTCGATCTCTCCGCCGACATCCAGGCCCTGCGACTCACCTTCGGTGACATTCGCGAGGTCGTCGATGTCGAAGCGCTCCGTACTGAAATCGCCCGCCTCAACGAGGAAGCCGGTGCCCCCGACCTCTGGGACGACACCGAGCGCGCCCAGAAGGTGACCAGCGCACTCAGCCACCGCCAGTCGGAGCTCGCCCGGATCGAGGGGATCGCCGGCCGTCTCGACGACCTCGAAGTCCTCGTCGGCCTCGCGAACGAGATGGGCGACGAGGAATCGGCGCAGGAGGCGCGCATCGAGCTCGCCGCCCTCACCGAACTGATCAACCAGCTCGAGGTGCAGACTCTTCTCGGCGGCGAGTACGACGATCGTGCCGCCATCATCACGATCCGCTCCGGCGCGGGCGGCGACGACGCCACAGACTTCGCCGAGATGCTCATGCGCATGTACCTGCGCTGGGCGGAGCAGCACAAGTACCCGGTGAAGGTCATGGACACCTCCTACGCCGAGGGTGCGGGAATCAAATCCGCGACGTTCGAGATCGACGCCCCCTACGCGTTCGGAACGCTGTCCGTCGAAGCCGGCACGCACCGTCTCGCGCGCATCAGCCCGTTCGGCTCCGCCGACAAGCGTCAGACCAGCTTCGCGGCTGTCGAGGTCATCCCGCTCATGGAGGAGGCCACTGCGGTGGAGATCCCCGAGGGTGACATCCGCGTCGACGTCTTCCGCTCGTCCGGCCCCGGCGGCCAGTCGGTCAACACCACCGACTCCGCCGTCCGCCTCACCCACCTGCCGACCGGCATCGTCGTGTCGATGCAGAACGAGAAGTCGCAGATCCAGAACCGCGCCGCGGCGATGCGCGTGCTGCAGACCCGCCTGTTGCTGCTGCAGAAGGCCGACGAGGCCGCGAAGAAGAAGGAACTCGCCGGAAACATCACCGCGAGCTGGGGCGACCAGATGCGCTCGTACTTCCTCTACGGACAGCAGCTCGTCAAGGACCTCCGCACCGGCCACGAGTCCGGCAACCCGGCCGCCGTGTTCGACGGCGACCTCGACGGCTTCATCTCGGCGGGCATCCGCTGGCGCAAGCGCAAGGTCGAGGACTGA
- a CDS encoding MFS transporter, with the protein MVYLPTILFALGEGAVIPLIPVIAVGMGADVAFAALVASALVIGQLCGNLPAGWAVARIGERMTMVIAGVIAIIAGVGMAFAPSLGVLAASVFLLGLCAAAFGLARHAFMTTRVPLEVRARALSLLGGSFRLGIFIGPFVAAGLLQLFGSESAAIWFFMVCLIAMVLLVLLGPDPEKTNPPTRQAGPSHLTEDSGEAVSGSIPTIERAGIFRTMWQQRAVLSRLGLAAASLSAVRSARQVVLPLWGLSLGLDASTIALVVGVSGAIDFALFYASGQVMDRFGRLWAAMPAMLVMGAGFLALSFTHDGDSAVLWFGMLAAVLGVGNGLSSGILLTLGADVAPKREPAAFLGSWRTLTDAGGAIAPLLVSGIIAVASLSVAAGVMGAIGLLGAAGFLRWIPRFVPRAKRTDSEGSSE; encoded by the coding sequence ATGGTGTACCTGCCCACCATCCTTTTCGCCCTGGGCGAGGGCGCGGTGATCCCGTTGATCCCGGTGATCGCCGTCGGCATGGGAGCCGATGTCGCGTTCGCCGCCCTCGTCGCCTCGGCACTCGTCATCGGCCAGCTCTGCGGCAATCTGCCCGCCGGCTGGGCGGTGGCACGGATCGGCGAGCGCATGACGATGGTGATCGCGGGCGTGATCGCGATCATCGCCGGCGTGGGGATGGCGTTCGCCCCTTCCCTCGGCGTGCTGGCGGCATCCGTCTTCCTGCTCGGGCTGTGCGCCGCCGCGTTCGGGCTCGCTCGACACGCCTTCATGACCACGCGGGTGCCGCTCGAAGTCCGCGCGCGTGCCCTCTCTCTGCTGGGCGGAAGCTTCCGGCTCGGCATCTTCATCGGCCCGTTCGTGGCCGCGGGACTTCTGCAGCTCTTCGGGAGCGAAAGCGCGGCGATCTGGTTCTTCATGGTCTGCCTGATCGCCATGGTGCTGCTGGTGCTCCTCGGCCCCGACCCGGAGAAGACGAATCCGCCGACGCGGCAGGCTGGCCCCTCGCACCTGACCGAGGACTCCGGAGAGGCGGTGAGCGGCTCGATCCCGACCATCGAGCGTGCGGGCATCTTCCGCACGATGTGGCAGCAGCGTGCAGTGCTCAGCCGGCTGGGCCTCGCCGCCGCATCCCTGTCGGCGGTGCGCTCGGCACGGCAGGTGGTGCTGCCACTGTGGGGTCTGTCGTTAGGACTCGACGCATCGACGATCGCCCTGGTGGTCGGCGTCTCCGGCGCCATCGACTTCGCCCTCTTCTACGCAAGCGGGCAGGTGATGGACCGGTTCGGCAGGCTGTGGGCCGCGATGCCGGCGATGCTCGTGATGGGGGCCGGATTCCTCGCCCTGTCGTTCACGCACGACGGGGATTCGGCGGTGCTGTGGTTCGGCATGCTCGCCGCGGTGCTCGGCGTGGGCAACGGGCTCTCGAGCGGCATCCTGCTCACGCTCGGCGCCGATGTCGCTCCGAAGCGGGAGCCGGCGGCGTTCCTCGGCTCGTGGCGGACGCTGACGGATGCCGGTGGCGCGATCGCCCCGCTGCTGGTCTCCGGGATCATCGCCGTCGCATCGCTCTCGGTCGCCGCGGGTGTCATGGGCGCGATCGGCCTCCTCGGCGCGGCAGGGTTCCTGCGCTGGATCCCGCGGTTCGTGCCGCGGGCGAAGCGCACCGATTCCGAGGGGAGTTCTGAATGA